In Actinomycetota bacterium, the DNA window CCGTCCGGGCCGGGTTCGCGGCCGTCACCTCGCCGGGGCGCCTGGAGGTGATGTCCCGCCAGCCGCTGGTGCTGCTCGACGGCGCCCACAACCCGGCCGGGGCGCGGGCCCTGGCCGCCGCGCTGCTCGAGGAGTTCGTGGTCGACCGGCGCACCCTGGTGGTGGCCTGCCTGGCCGACAAGGACATCCAGGGGATCCTGCGGGAGCTGGCCCCGGCCACGGGCCGGCTGGTCGTGACGGCCAACCGCAACCCCCGGGCGGCCCCGGCCGAGCGGCTGCGCAAGGAGGCCGAGATCCTCGGCCTGCACGCCGAGGTCGCCCCTGACGTGGCCACCGCCGTCGGCCGGGCGATCGACGGCGCCGCCGAGACCGAGGCGGTCGTGGTCACCGGCTCCCTGCACACGGTGGGGGAGGCGCGCGACCTGCTCCTGGGCACCGGCCCGGCTTGAGTATGATCGCGCGGTCATCCCGAACCCCCGCCCGTGGAGGACTCCGTGGCCGACGAACGCACCCTGGTCCTGTGCAAGCCCGACGCCGTCGCCCGCGGCCTGGTCGGTGAGGTGATCGGCCGCCTCGAGCGCAAGGGGTTCCGGCTGCTCGCCATGGAGCTGCGCACCCTCGACGAGGCGACCGCCAAGCAGCACTACGGCGAGCACGAGGGCAAGCCGTTCTTCGGCGACCTGGTCTCCTTCATCACCTCCGGCCCGCTGGTCGCGCTGTGCGTCGAGGGCCCGGACGCGGTCGGCGCGGTGCGCACCCTGATGGGCCCGACCAACCCGATCACCGCCCCGCCCGGCTCGATCCGGGGCGACTTCGGCCTGGAGATCGAGAAGAACCTGGTCCACGGCTCCGACTCGCCCGAGTCGGCGGCCCGCGAGCTGGCCCTGTTCTTTCCCGGAATGTAACCCTCCGACCGTTGGGTCGTTCGAGGGGCTGGTGTAGGATGCCCGGGTTTCTTCTGTAGGCCTCCTGCCTACCGCCGTGACCCATCGCAACACTGGAAGGGGCTGGTCTGGCTGCCGAACGCCTTCCGCTTCCTCGGCCGCGACATGGCCGTCGACCTCGGCACCGCCAACACCCTCG includes these proteins:
- a CDS encoding cyanophycin synthetase; translated protein: GLDARLLVAERDFGVERRRQAVGGQLLDLRTPSGTITDVLVPLHGRHQADNAAGALVAVEAFLGAHEGAWGPGTDAPASERRHLDHDTVRAGFAAVTSPGRLEVMSRQPLVLLDGAHNPAGARALAAALLEEFVVDRRTLVVACLADKDIQGILRELAPATGRLVVTANRNPRAAPAERLRKEAEILGLHAEVAPDVATAVGRAIDGAAETEAVVVTGSLHTVGEARDLLLGTGPA
- the ndk gene encoding nucleoside-diphosphate kinase gives rise to the protein MADERTLVLCKPDAVARGLVGEVIGRLERKGFRLLAMELRTLDEATAKQHYGEHEGKPFFGDLVSFITSGPLVALCVEGPDAVGAVRTLMGPTNPITAPPGSIRGDFGLEIEKNLVHGSDSPESAARELALFFPGM